From one Acidibrevibacterium fodinaquatile genomic stretch:
- a CDS encoding ParB/RepB/Spo0J family partition protein, with protein sequence MNQSSVPVRRVVADPALQPRVDGIDPDHVRALEAVPEAWPPLRVVVQGDGFLLIDGFHRLAAAQNLGLAEVPVEVLDPPADGDLTSLAFAFNVAHGRPLTLADRRAFARRLLHQHPDWSDREIGRRAGLVQPTIAKVRQDLERDAAIAPAETRRGRDGRVYPASPASSSRSIVDVISDVIERATTPAERIQQREIVRHLERLAVMLETLDNLAGFSTIKAGVDACRAVLGEAKARELAERLGWSSGNVLAVAEALGYEAAAS encoded by the coding sequence ATGAACCAGTCTTCAGTTCCAGTAAGAAGGGTTGTAGCCGACCCGGCCCTCCAGCCCCGGGTTGACGGCATCGACCCTGATCATGTCAGGGCATTGGAGGCCGTACCCGAAGCCTGGCCGCCGCTGCGCGTGGTGGTGCAGGGCGACGGCTTCCTGCTGATTGACGGGTTCCACCGGCTGGCTGCCGCGCAGAACCTTGGACTGGCCGAGGTGCCGGTGGAGGTTCTGGACCCTCCGGCGGACGGCGACCTGACCAGCCTCGCCTTTGCCTTCAACGTCGCACATGGAAGGCCGCTGACGCTGGCGGACCGGCGGGCCTTCGCTAGGCGCCTTCTCCATCAGCACCCCGACTGGTCAGACCGGGAGATCGGCCGCCGCGCCGGGCTGGTGCAGCCCACGATCGCCAAAGTCCGCCAGGACTTGGAGCGGGATGCCGCCATCGCCCCCGCCGAGACACGGCGCGGTCGGGATGGGCGCGTCTATCCAGCCTCGCCAGCATCATCGAGCCGCTCTATCGTCGATGTCATCAGCGATGTGATCGAGCGGGCGACCACACCGGCCGAGCGCATCCAGCAACGCGAGATCGTTCGCCATCTGGAACGCCTCGCAGTCATGCTGGAAACGCTGGACAATCTCGCGGGCTTCTCAACGATCAAGGCAGGCGTCGATGCCTGCCGCGCCGTTCTCGGTGAGGCGAAGGCACGGGAACTGGCAGAGCGCCTTGGCTGGTCGAGCGGCAACGTCCTCGCCGTCGCCGAGGCGCTTGGTTACGAGGCAGCGGCTTCCTGA
- a CDS encoding Mom family adenine methylcarbamoylation protein — protein sequence MKALSVRPVSPLVVRRLIVDHHYLHSMPAATWRCFGVYAGAELVGGAVFTAGPRHGWRLMRGGRPQHVATLARLWLADDLPKNAESRVIGVILRLLRQENIWKLVLSYADPTVGHRGTIYQATGWLYLGRGSPGSYVDLGDGKPCHPRTVYGTLGANGVGHLRRTGIPAKRYLIGGKHRYVYVLDPAWRWRLRDTPQPYPRNDHAP from the coding sequence TTGAAAGCGCTCAGCGTGCGCCCGGTTTCGCCATTGGTGGTGCGGCGGCTGATCGTCGATCACCACTACCTGCACAGCATGCCGGCCGCCACGTGGCGCTGCTTTGGGGTCTATGCCGGTGCGGAACTGGTAGGCGGCGCGGTGTTCACCGCCGGGCCGCGCCATGGTTGGCGGCTGATGCGAGGCGGTCGGCCGCAGCATGTGGCGACGCTCGCCCGGCTATGGCTCGCCGATGATTTACCCAAGAATGCAGAAAGCCGCGTCATCGGCGTTATCCTGCGCCTGCTGCGCCAGGAAAATATCTGGAAGCTCGTGCTTTCCTATGCTGATCCGACGGTTGGGCATCGGGGCACGATCTATCAGGCTACCGGCTGGCTCTATCTCGGCCGCGGCAGTCCGGGGAGCTATGTCGATCTCGGGGATGGCAAGCCATGCCATCCGCGCACCGTCTATGGCACGCTCGGGGCCAACGGCGTCGGGCATCTGCGCCGCACCGGTATCCCGGCCAAGCGCTATCTGATCGGCGGCAAGCACCGCTATGTCTATGTGCTCGATCCCGCCTGGCGCTGGCGGTTGCGCGATACGCCGCAGCCCTACCCGCGCAACGATCACGCGCCATGA